Proteins from one Ipomoea triloba cultivar NCNSP0323 chromosome 1, ASM357664v1 genomic window:
- the LOC115997607 gene encoding uncharacterized protein LOC115997607: MESATASDLPDQPPVGGVTEVQPRSYLESVVGSGSNTAPFMIANDSSNDILGEEEEADPLVLDDDPTCPTIRLTDQEKERIREPWRKSLIIKVVGRKVGYAYLLWRLNTMWKPKIRMELIALENDYFFVKFGSVEDLEFAMFEGPWMVLDHYLIVKQWVPNFDPLTDTTEKVLVWIRFPNLPVEYYNILTLRKIGNKLGWTVRVDHTTSLVSRGKFARVYVEIDLTRPLISRFTLEEKVWQVAYEGMHLVCFSCGLYGHRREICPTHPHTATETEVPRHDDAGAQGPGRASSADGGILQQNLSKHTSAPYGSWIIVTRKERRPKGR; encoded by the coding sequence ATGGAGAGTGCAACTGCGTCGGATTTGCCAGACCAACCTCCTGTTGGAGGAGTCACGGAAGTGCAACCACGATCCTATCTTGAATCTGTGGTTGGATCTGGTTCCAATACTGCACCTTTCATGATTGCTAATGACAGTTCGAATGATATCTTGGGTGAGGAGGAAGAGGCTGATCCATTGGTGCTAGATGATGATCCTACTTGTCCCACAATTCGTCTTACGGATCAGGAGAAGGAAAGGATCAGGGAACCGTGGAGGAAGTCCCTCATCATTAAAGTTGTGGGCAGAAAGGTAGGTTATGCATATCTGTTATGGCGTCTGAATACTATGTGGAAACCAAAGATTCGAATGGAGCTTATTGCCTTAGAAAATGACTATTTCTTTGTCAAGTTCGGTTCTGTGGAGGATCTGGAATTTGCAATGTTCGAAGGCCCGTGGATGGTCCTCGATCATTATCTGATTGTCAAACAATGGGTACCGAACTTTGATCCGCTGACGGATACTACTGAGAAAGTTCTTGTGTGGATTAGATTTCCGAATCTCCCCGTCGAATATTATAATATCTTAACTTTGCGCAAGATTGGGAATAAGCTAGGGTGGACTGTTCGAGTTGATCACACGACAAGCCTTGTTTCGCGAGGCAAGTTCGCTAGAGTGTACGTTGAAATCGATCTTACTCGCCCTTTGATCTCCAGGTTTACGTTGGAAGAAAAAGTGTGGCAGGTGGCATATGAGGGTATGCACCTTGTTTGCTTTTCTTGTGGGCTCTATGGTCATAGAAGGGAGATATGCCCTACGCATCCTCACACTGCTACAGAAACAGAGGTTCCGCGACATGATGATGCAGGTGCACAGGGTCCTGGTCGTGCTTCATCAGCAGATGGGGGAATTTTGCAGCAGAATTTATCTAAGCACACTAGCGCACCATACGGATCCTGGATCATTGTTACACGCAAGGAGCGTCGTCCGAAAGGACGTTAG